A genomic stretch from Tenrec ecaudatus isolate mTenEca1 chromosome X, mTenEca1.hap1, whole genome shotgun sequence includes:
- the LOC142433251 gene encoding melanoma-associated antigen B1-like, with translation MLLLLLLNKYKEKEPVTKTEIMKVIGRRNKVAYRGIMNFASKMLDMVFCLNLKEMDPFTHSYILLRKLYFTEDGGILDGDGDRGFPRYGLLMALLSFIYVKGGRATEDEMWEYLHRLAVYDGEKHIIFGDPRKFITKDLVQEMYLEYVLVPYSVPPCFELLWGPRAHAVTSKLQALEFYVKLTGTNPAAFPLQYEAALREEEMRVRA, from the coding sequence ATGCTGCTACTGCTCCTGTTAAATAAATATAAGGAGAAAGAGCCCGTTACGAAGACGGAAATAATGAAAGTTATTGGAAGAAGGAACAAGGTCGCCTACCGTGGGATCATGAATTTTGCATCGAAAATGTTGGACATGGTATTTTGTCTCAACCTGAAGGAAATGGACCCGTTCACCCATTCCTATATCCTCCTGCGCAAACTCTACTTCACTGAAGACGGAGGAATTCTGGATGGTGATGGTGACAGGGGGTTTCCCAGGTACGGTCTCCTGATGGCTCTCCTGTCCTTTATCTATGTAAAGGGCGGCCGGGCCACTGAGGACGAGATGTGGGAATACTTGCATAGGTTGGCCGTGTATGATGGGGAGAAGCACATTATCTTTGGGGACCCCAGAAAATTCATAACAAAAGATTTGGTTCAGGAAATGTACCTGGAGTACGTGCTGGTGCCCTATAGTGTTCCCCCATGCTTTGAattgctgtggggccccagggccCATGCTGTAACCAGCAAGTTGCAAGCCCTGGAGTTTTATGTCAAGCTCACTGGTACAAACCCGGCTGCCTTCCCGCTTCAGTATGAAGCAGCTTTGAGAGAGGAGGAAATGAGGGTTAGAGCCTGA